In Prochlorococcus marinus str. MIT 1214, one DNA window encodes the following:
- the cbiB gene encoding adenosylcobinamide-phosphate synthase CbiB: protein MAFILDLLIGDPKNLPHPVQFMGVVISFSKGLAERIAKENKSKLYIGGIIITFIVVSLSGISGWIIERLFLFFETKNPILSTLIFAFILSSSLASRSLNKSILEILNLIREENTRDNLSNIREKLSLIVGRDVQHLDTNEILRASAETASENSVDGIFAPLFWIFIGTFFWQFNQSIPGPLAMAWIFKASSTIDSMLGYKEGKLKWLGFTGAKLDDLMTWIPSRIVLITLPFCCNTRQSIFKTIKASWNDGIVDASPNSGISEAIFAYCAEVRMGGVNYYKGKKKIKPIIAKSYPIASINSVKRILNLSLRLQLAWILGFFLIIKFINL from the coding sequence ATTGCCTTTATTCTTGACCTTTTAATAGGGGATCCCAAAAACTTACCACACCCAGTACAATTTATGGGCGTGGTTATTAGTTTTTCGAAAGGGTTAGCTGAGAGAATTGCGAAAGAAAATAAATCAAAGTTATATATTGGAGGCATAATAATTACATTTATAGTAGTATCATTAAGTGGTATATCTGGATGGATTATAGAAAGATTATTTCTATTTTTTGAAACAAAAAATCCTATTTTAAGTACATTAATTTTTGCTTTTATTTTAAGTAGTTCGCTTGCCTCAAGAAGTCTAAATAAAAGTATTTTAGAAATTCTAAATTTAATAAGGGAAGAAAATACTAGGGATAATCTAAGTAATATAAGAGAAAAATTAAGTCTTATTGTTGGTAGAGATGTTCAGCATTTGGATACCAATGAAATTCTTAGAGCTTCAGCTGAAACAGCAAGTGAAAATTCTGTGGACGGTATTTTTGCTCCATTATTTTGGATTTTTATAGGGACTTTTTTCTGGCAATTCAACCAATCCATACCAGGCCCATTAGCAATGGCATGGATCTTTAAAGCATCTAGCACTATTGATTCAATGCTTGGATACAAAGAAGGGAAATTGAAGTGGCTTGGCTTTACTGGAGCGAAGTTAGATGATTTGATGACATGGATTCCTTCAAGGATTGTATTGATCACGCTTCCTTTTTGTTGTAATACCAGACAATCAATTTTCAAAACAATCAAAGCCTCTTGGAACGATGGTATCGTTGATGCTTCCCCAAACTCGGGAATCTCTGAAGCCATATTTGCTTATTGCGCCGAAGTAAGAATGGGGGGTGTTAACTATTACAAAGGTAAAAAAAAGATAAAACCAATAATTGCAAAGTCCTATCCCATAGCAAGCATAAATTCCGTAAAAAGGATACTTAATCTAAGCCTGAGGCTTCAACTGGCTTGGATTTTAGGTTTTTTCTTGATAATCAAATTTATAAATTTATAA
- a CDS encoding sugar transferase — MQTNPRKSLLRWSEFRKGSPTIPFEVISKEPSSLPAVEIIRNQSRYGRTLKRVGDVLFSLLVLTLGLPIFILIGILVKLSSPGAVFYIQKRVGRNYKEFGCIKFRTMHKDADELLPNLLEKSPLMRKEFEKDFKLRQDPRITKLGRFLRRSSLDELPQFFNVLKGEMSVVGPRPIVSNEINKYSLFMEEVISVRPGLTGLWQVSGRNNLSYKKRVELDLVYARNRNFILDLEIIILTLGVLLFPMDRGAF, encoded by the coding sequence GTGCAAACAAATCCTAGAAAATCTTTATTGCGATGGTCTGAGTTCCGCAAAGGCTCCCCAACAATTCCTTTTGAAGTTATCTCAAAAGAACCTTCTTCTTTGCCTGCTGTAGAAATAATAAGAAATCAAAGTCGATATGGAAGGACCCTAAAAAGGGTGGGAGATGTTCTGTTCTCTTTGCTAGTTTTAACTCTAGGATTGCCAATATTTATCTTAATAGGAATACTAGTAAAGTTAAGTTCTCCAGGAGCTGTTTTTTATATTCAGAAAAGAGTAGGAAGAAACTATAAAGAATTTGGATGTATTAAGTTTCGTACTATGCATAAGGATGCTGATGAATTACTTCCAAATTTATTAGAGAAATCCCCTCTTATGAGAAAGGAATTTGAAAAAGATTTTAAATTACGGCAAGACCCTAGGATAACAAAATTAGGTAGATTTCTTCGCCGATCCAGTCTAGATGAATTGCCTCAATTTTTTAATGTTTTAAAAGGGGAGATGAGTGTTGTTGGACCAAGACCAATAGTGAGTAATGAGATAAATAAATATAGTCTTTTTATGGAAGAAGTTATCTCTGTTAGACCTGGATTAACAGGTTTATGGCAGGTTAGTGGCAGAAATAATCTTAGTTATAAGAAAAGGGTTGAATTAGATTTGGTATACGCAAGAAATAGAAATTTTATACTGGATTTAGAAATCATTATTCTTACATTAGGTGTGCTACTCTTCCCTATGGATAGAGGTGCTTTTTGA
- a CDS encoding glycosyltransferase, which translates to MSVNSSLDLPSNIALVHEWFTPRSTGGAENVVQVIDDLLTEIASQPELFSLVDEESLQKNSWLFKRKVKTSFIQKLPFGVSHVQQYLPLLPFAIEQLNLEGYPLVISSSHLVAKGILTSPDQLHISYVHTPVRYAWDQMNIYLKRSFLKRIGLGPLIRWQLHTLRQWDQLSSSRVDYLLANSNFTAKRIWKYWRRRSEVVHPPVNVSRFEWNKPREDFYLSVCRLVPNKRVDLLVRAFNRLKLPLIVVGDGLEKAYLEKLAGPTVQILGFQSKEKIENLMSSCRAFVYSGVEDFGIAPVEAMASGAPVIAFGKGGVLDTVKCFNANSAKGATGLLFPNQTVKSLVEAIEFFKEKQLWKDLNPELIRGWSNSFSQDSFKIRFEKSIIRAWREHMNSCDIATSDLSSSSRKN; encoded by the coding sequence TTGAGCGTAAATTCATCTTTAGATCTTCCCAGCAATATTGCATTAGTACACGAATGGTTTACTCCAAGATCGACAGGAGGTGCGGAGAATGTCGTTCAGGTAATTGATGATTTGTTAACTGAAATTGCATCACAGCCAGAACTTTTTTCTTTGGTTGATGAAGAGAGCTTACAAAAAAATAGCTGGCTATTTAAAAGAAAAGTAAAAACTAGCTTTATTCAAAAGTTACCGTTCGGGGTCTCACATGTTCAACAATATCTACCCCTTTTGCCTTTCGCAATTGAGCAGCTAAATCTAGAGGGATATCCATTAGTCATAAGTAGTAGTCATCTTGTCGCTAAGGGTATTTTGACTTCTCCTGACCAACTTCATATTAGTTATGTGCATACACCTGTTAGATACGCTTGGGATCAAATGAATATATATTTGAAACGATCTTTTTTAAAAAGGATTGGCTTAGGACCATTGATTAGATGGCAATTGCATACTTTGAGACAATGGGATCAATTAAGTAGCTCACGAGTAGATTACTTACTGGCAAATTCTAATTTTACGGCAAAGAGGATTTGGAAGTATTGGAGAAGGCGCTCAGAGGTTGTACATCCACCCGTAAATGTAAGTCGTTTTGAATGGAATAAACCTAGAGAAGATTTTTATTTAAGTGTCTGTAGATTGGTCCCTAATAAAAGGGTTGATTTACTTGTTAGGGCTTTTAATAGGCTCAAATTACCTTTAATAGTTGTTGGCGATGGACTTGAAAAGGCCTATTTAGAAAAGCTTGCTGGGCCAACAGTTCAAATTCTCGGTTTTCAAAGCAAAGAGAAGATTGAAAATCTAATGAGCAGTTGTAGAGCATTCGTTTATTCAGGTGTTGAGGATTTCGGCATAGCTCCTGTAGAAGCAATGGCCTCAGGCGCTCCTGTGATTGCTTTTGGTAAGGGTGGGGTTTTAGATACTGTTAAATGCTTTAACGCTAATTCAGCTAAAGGAGCTACTGGACTTTTGTTCCCTAATCAGACTGTGAAGTCTTTAGTTGAGGCAATTGAGTTTTTTAAGGAAAAACAACTTTGGAAAGATTTGAATCCTGAGTTAATTAGAGGTTGGAGTAATTCTTTCTCTCAAGATTCATTTAAAATTAGGTTTGAGAAAAGCATAATTAGAGCTTGGAGGGAGCATATGAATTCTTGTGACATTGCTACTAGTGACCTTAGTTCTTCATCAAGAAAAAATTAA
- a CDS encoding NAD(P)H-quinone oxidoreductase NdhF yields MLLNLTWLIPGLPIIASTFIAVLLLSFSKTMNRLTKPVSYFVIASLIFSELINYILFKENIEGNEILFWGKFSLYVDRPALLVAESIGFIFLLIMLFSVAKLKRRNGYVRYFIVLGLLSGCVYLFSFSGSLFHNLYDPLLSSLDKIGFSF; encoded by the coding sequence ATGTTATTAAATCTTACTTGGCTAATTCCTGGGCTCCCAATAATTGCATCTACTTTTATCGCGGTGCTCTTATTGAGTTTTAGTAAAACAATGAATAGGCTTACAAAGCCAGTATCATATTTTGTTATTGCCAGTCTTATTTTTTCAGAACTAATCAACTATATTTTATTTAAAGAAAATATAGAAGGGAATGAAATTCTCTTCTGGGGTAAGTTTAGTTTATATGTTGATAGACCAGCATTACTAGTAGCTGAATCAATAGGTTTTATTTTCTTATTGATTATGCTTTTTTCAGTTGCCAAATTAAAAAGAAGAAATGGCTATGTTAGATACTTTATTGTTCTAGGATTATTAAGTGGATGTGTTTATCTATTCTCTTTTAGTGGTAGTTTATTTCACAACCTTTATGATCCATTATTATCATCTTTAGATAAAATTGGTTTTTCTTTTTAG
- a CDS encoding high light inducible protein, with translation MSKNHSEVNNESINSDLDDTEKIEPKNDPKLIDQSQNLNSYPKWINNKGEEVKQVFGFNENAELVNARVAMIGFLMLILTELAFGGEPATLKIFGIS, from the coding sequence ATGTCTAAGAATCATTCAGAGGTCAATAATGAAAGTATCAATTCAGATCTAGATGATACAGAAAAAATTGAACCTAAAAATGATCCAAAACTAATTGATCAAAGTCAAAACCTCAATTCATACCCTAAATGGATAAATAATAAAGGCGAAGAGGTAAAACAAGTTTTTGGTTTTAATGAAAATGCTGAACTTGTTAATGCCAGAGTGGCTATGATCGGATTTTTAATGCTCATACTGACTGAATTAGCTTTTGGTGGCGAACCAGCAACACTGAAAATTTTTGGAATCAGCTAA
- a CDS encoding HU family DNA-binding protein, which produces MNKADLVNLVAARTELTKTDVSLVVDAAIDTIIDYVVEGKKVSILGFGSFEPRDRSARQGLNPKTGEKIAIPAKRVPAFTAGKLFKDRVQG; this is translated from the coding sequence ATGAACAAAGCAGATTTAGTCAACCTAGTTGCAGCTCGTACAGAGCTAACTAAAACAGATGTCTCTCTGGTAGTTGATGCCGCCATAGATACAATTATTGATTATGTAGTGGAGGGTAAGAAAGTCTCCATTCTGGGGTTTGGCTCTTTTGAACCTCGTGATCGTTCGGCTCGTCAGGGATTAAACCCTAAAACTGGGGAGAAGATAGCAATACCTGCTAAGCGAGTTCCAGCTTTTACTGCTGGGAAGTTGTTTAAGGACCGGGTTCAGGGATGA
- a CDS encoding glycogen debranching protein translates to MGKVKVGSAWPLGSSVTLDGVNFSIAAPHATNVELLIFQNEDDKHAKETISLGQGNRSGDYWHVEIEGLTEGTLYGYKLSIDGHKAAEEHIVLDPCARAITGWSNYIRNQKDKVNKSFGNCLKGVVTKRDYFDFKSHPRPKHPWNQTIIYELHVGGFTKSTDSSISESKRGTFIGLIEKIPYLKSLGITAIELLPVFAFDSNDAPEGLVNYWGYSPINWFTPHQGFVDSSNPLEARKQFKQFVEVCHDNKLEVIIDVVYNHTTEGNQNGPSISWKNFGPKTYYHQDEKENYQDVSGCGNSIAANRPLVRKLILESLLCWAIELGVDGFRFDLGIALSRGENLIPLDHPPLFEEIEADPKLSGLKLISEPWDCGGLYKLGDFPAKEFRTWNGHFRDDVRRFWKGEKGTIWPLKDRLTGNKSLYNHNLANIFSINFITSHDGFTLKDLVSFNKKHNLANGENNRDGENNNNSYNYGVEGPTTNKKINNLRQKQQRNLLSTLLLTPGVPMILMGDEVGRSQGGNNNTWCQDNPLGWMNWNHENWDHELKEFVLKLISLRKQLPEFFSPDSIFDCQKDNTKVKTSHFWIQWHGIKVNKPDWGDWSHTLGFSINKNDEGSAIWLGFNAYKESMLFDLPTPISTWKKYIDTSILKTKNISKKPLANQSNVRVESNSLVLMVSSEYSKKINL, encoded by the coding sequence TTGGGAAAAGTAAAAGTTGGTTCAGCATGGCCTTTAGGTAGCTCAGTTACTCTTGATGGGGTTAATTTCTCTATCGCAGCACCACATGCAACAAATGTAGAATTACTTATCTTCCAGAATGAAGATGACAAGCATGCAAAAGAAACAATATCTTTAGGTCAGGGGAATAGGTCTGGGGATTATTGGCACGTTGAAATAGAGGGACTTACTGAAGGAACGTTATATGGATATAAACTGTCAATTGACGGGCACAAGGCTGCCGAGGAACATATTGTTTTAGATCCATGTGCCAGAGCAATAACAGGGTGGAGCAATTACATAAGGAATCAAAAAGATAAAGTGAATAAAAGTTTTGGTAATTGCCTTAAGGGAGTAGTAACTAAAAGAGATTATTTTGATTTCAAATCTCACCCAAGGCCTAAACATCCATGGAATCAAACAATTATTTATGAATTACATGTTGGTGGCTTTACTAAAAGTACTGATTCAAGTATTAGCGAAAGTAAGAGAGGGACCTTTATAGGATTAATTGAAAAGATACCTTATCTTAAAAGTCTTGGAATTACAGCTATTGAACTGCTTCCTGTATTTGCTTTTGATTCTAATGATGCCCCTGAAGGACTAGTTAACTACTGGGGTTATAGTCCTATAAACTGGTTCACACCACATCAAGGTTTTGTAGATAGTTCCAATCCATTAGAAGCAAGGAAACAATTCAAACAGTTTGTAGAAGTTTGCCATGATAATAAGCTAGAAGTAATAATAGATGTTGTTTATAATCACACAACAGAAGGGAATCAAAATGGTCCAAGTATAAGTTGGAAAAACTTTGGTCCTAAAACTTACTACCATCAAGATGAAAAGGAAAATTATCAAGATGTAAGTGGATGTGGAAATAGTATTGCCGCTAATCGTCCTTTAGTTAGAAAATTAATTTTAGAATCATTGCTTTGTTGGGCAATTGAGTTAGGTGTTGATGGATTTCGTTTTGACTTAGGTATTGCTTTAAGCAGAGGAGAAAATTTAATTCCTTTAGATCATCCTCCATTATTTGAAGAAATAGAAGCAGATCCTAAACTAAGTGGTTTGAAATTAATCAGTGAGCCCTGGGATTGTGGCGGTCTTTACAAACTAGGTGATTTTCCAGCGAAAGAATTCAGGACCTGGAATGGTCATTTTAGAGATGATGTTAGACGATTTTGGAAAGGGGAAAAAGGCACAATATGGCCGCTTAAAGATAGATTAACAGGGAATAAGTCACTGTATAATCATAATTTAGCAAATATATTTAGTATTAATTTCATAACCTCTCATGATGGGTTCACATTAAAAGATCTAGTAAGTTTCAATAAAAAACATAACCTTGCTAATGGTGAAAATAATAGAGATGGGGAGAACAATAATAACAGTTATAATTACGGAGTTGAAGGACCAACTACTAATAAAAAAATAAACAATTTAAGGCAAAAGCAACAAAGAAATCTTCTTTCAACACTCCTTTTAACTCCTGGAGTACCAATGATTTTAATGGGAGACGAAGTAGGTAGAAGCCAAGGAGGTAATAACAACACATGGTGTCAAGACAACCCACTTGGTTGGATGAATTGGAATCATGAGAATTGGGATCATGAGTTAAAAGAATTTGTCTTAAAGCTGATATCTCTAAGGAAACAACTACCTGAGTTTTTCAGCCCTGATAGTATTTTCGATTGTCAAAAAGATAATACCAAGGTCAAAACATCCCATTTTTGGATTCAGTGGCATGGAATTAAAGTTAATAAACCTGACTGGGGTGACTGGTCACATACTCTTGGATTTAGCATTAACAAAAACGATGAAGGATCTGCAATCTGGCTTGGATTTAATGCTTACAAAGAATCAATGCTTTTTGACTTGCCAACTCCAATTTCTACTTGGAAAAAATACATTGATACCTCTATTTTGAAAACTAAAAATATTTCTAAAAAACCTTTAGCGAATCAATCAAATGTGCGGGTTGAAAGTAACAGTCTTGTGCTTATGGTCTCCAGCGAGTATTCAAAAAAAATTAATCTATGA
- a CDS encoding MFS transporter produces the protein MISYAMGDAGTGLAAIQLGTYLFLFFTCAAGIPAFIAGSLLMVSKLWDAINDPLIGWMSDHTRSRWGPRLPWMIGGAVPLGLFLAAMWWVPPGGIDTKTTYYVFAAIFLMTAYTAVNLPFAALSTELTENIAIRTRLNAARFTGSIIAGTTGLIVAAGFLSQGVEGYTSMGRVTGIIATFTTLIACWGLAPFAKKARKPTSQAEPFNQQLKRVLNNKLFTRIIALYLLLWCGLQLMQTVSLIYLEQVILVPIEISKWIPIPFQISTLLGLQFWSFYSNKYGRLSALFKGGKIWILACILVMLMPPISKGVSINNLLFFGNIEGIKMLILILIIVLVGFGASTAYLIPWSLLPDAIDQDPEKPSGIYTAWMVFIQKIGIGLSVQLLGVLLSLSGYKSSTNCLSSFEHLDQPLTAIITIRLCMGLIPSFLVIAGLITMKPWRSLDFKTTRVNQ, from the coding sequence ATGATCTCTTATGCGATGGGAGATGCTGGAACGGGATTAGCCGCAATACAGTTAGGTACTTATCTCTTTCTATTTTTCACTTGCGCTGCGGGAATTCCTGCATTTATTGCAGGCTCGCTTCTCATGGTTTCAAAACTTTGGGATGCGATAAATGATCCTCTAATTGGATGGATGAGTGATCACACTAGATCACGATGGGGGCCCAGACTTCCGTGGATGATTGGAGGTGCTGTTCCCCTAGGTTTATTCCTTGCAGCAATGTGGTGGGTCCCTCCAGGAGGAATAGATACGAAAACGACTTATTACGTATTCGCGGCAATTTTCTTAATGACAGCATATACAGCCGTAAATTTACCTTTTGCCGCATTATCTACAGAGCTAACTGAAAATATAGCCATTAGGACAAGACTCAATGCTGCAAGATTTACTGGTTCCATTATAGCTGGGACCACTGGGTTAATAGTGGCTGCGGGCTTCTTATCTCAAGGAGTAGAAGGTTATACCTCAATGGGAAGAGTAACAGGAATTATTGCTACTTTTACCACTTTAATTGCTTGCTGGGGACTCGCACCATTTGCTAAGAAAGCTAGGAAACCCACTTCTCAAGCAGAACCTTTTAATCAACAACTAAAAAGAGTTTTAAATAATAAACTTTTCACACGAATAATCGCTCTTTACTTGCTTCTTTGGTGCGGACTTCAATTAATGCAAACCGTTTCATTAATTTATCTTGAGCAAGTAATACTTGTTCCAATAGAAATCTCCAAATGGATCCCAATACCATTTCAGATTAGTACTCTATTAGGTCTACAGTTTTGGAGTTTCTACTCTAATAAATATGGAAGGTTATCAGCACTATTTAAAGGGGGTAAAATATGGATACTAGCTTGCATTCTAGTTATGCTTATGCCCCCAATTTCAAAAGGAGTGAGTATCAATAATTTATTATTTTTCGGCAATATTGAAGGGATAAAGATGCTAATTCTTATATTAATAATTGTTTTAGTAGGATTTGGTGCTTCAACAGCCTATCTTATTCCCTGGTCTTTACTGCCTGATGCTATTGATCAAGATCCAGAAAAACCATCAGGAATATATACGGCATGGATGGTTTTCATTCAGAAAATAGGTATTGGTTTAAGCGTTCAATTATTAGGAGTTCTTTTATCATTATCAGGATATAAATCATCAACTAATTGCTTATCAAGTTTTGAACACTTAGATCAACCTTTAACAGCAATTATTACCATAAGATTATGCATGGGATTAATACCTTCTTTTCTCGTAATCGCTGGATTAATAACTATGAAACCATGGCGAAGTCTAGATTTTAAAACCACAAGAGTAAATCAATGA
- a CDS encoding MlaE family ABC transporter permease encodes MSYSPRWLRRFFSSMLIGGQAVSSIAKFKINKSDLIDQLMEAGPGSFLIVLITGIAAGTVFNIQVAAELSKQGLGSAVGGLLAIGMAREIAPLLTATLLTGKVATAYAAQIGTMKVTEQIDAITMLQTDPVEYLVVPRICAMVVMAPIQCLLFFSIALFSGQFSSTILYQIPPSIFWNSVREWLITSDLPFMLVKALVFGLLIAIIACGWGLTTRGGPKEVGSSTTGAVVMTLITVSLVDVLLTQILFG; translated from the coding sequence ATGAGCTATTCACCTCGTTGGCTTAGAAGATTTTTTAGCAGTATGTTAATTGGAGGACAGGCAGTTTCTTCAATAGCTAAATTTAAAATCAATAAATCAGATTTAATAGACCAATTAATGGAAGCAGGTCCAGGTAGCTTCCTTATCGTTTTAATAACAGGCATTGCAGCAGGAACCGTGTTCAATATCCAAGTCGCTGCAGAATTAAGTAAACAAGGCTTAGGTTCCGCAGTTGGCGGACTTTTAGCAATTGGGATGGCAAGAGAGATAGCTCCTTTGCTTACAGCAACCCTTCTCACTGGAAAAGTTGCAACTGCTTATGCTGCACAAATAGGGACAATGAAAGTTACTGAGCAAATTGACGCTATTACTATGCTTCAAACCGATCCAGTTGAATATCTTGTTGTTCCAAGAATATGCGCGATGGTAGTAATGGCGCCAATTCAATGCTTATTATTTTTTTCTATCGCTTTATTTAGCGGTCAATTTAGCAGCACCATTCTCTATCAAATTCCACCAAGCATATTTTGGAATTCGGTAAGAGAATGGCTAATAACATCTGATCTTCCATTTATGCTTGTGAAAGCATTGGTGTTTGGTCTCTTAATCGCAATTATTGCTTGCGGATGGGGATTAACTACAAGAGGCGGGCCAAAAGAAGTAGGTTCTAGCACTACTGGAGCAGTAGTCATGACTCTAATAACCGTTTCTTTAGTAGATGTTTTACTCACCCAAATTCTTTTTGGCTAA
- a CDS encoding DUF3119 family protein has product MTSENLLDKDSVILQPSYRLPIFIIFVGFLFLITPFHPWPTIVISSFGFFLLLQSFTLKLKFTEEDLIVMQLGNELRRFPFENWIAWRIILPKLPGFLYFREEASPHLLPILFEVDSLKEQLRLRVKNLEIQKEVDSSKSKT; this is encoded by the coding sequence ATGACTTCTGAAAATCTTCTTGATAAGGATAGTGTAATTTTACAACCTTCTTATCGTTTACCCATATTCATAATATTTGTGGGCTTCTTATTTTTAATTACACCGTTTCATCCCTGGCCAACAATTGTAATTAGCAGTTTTGGTTTTTTCCTATTACTGCAATCTTTTACCTTAAAACTAAAATTTACGGAGGAAGATTTAATCGTTATGCAACTTGGAAATGAATTAAGAAGGTTTCCTTTTGAAAATTGGATAGCATGGAGAATTATCTTACCTAAATTGCCAGGTTTTCTTTATTTTAGGGAAGAAGCAAGCCCTCATCTATTACCCATACTTTTTGAGGTCGACTCATTAAAAGAACAGCTAAGGTTAAGGGTCAAGAATCTAGAAATACAAAAAGAAGTAGACTCATCAAAATCTAAAACTTAA
- a CDS encoding DUF3086 domain-containing protein — MESEENLSKKQKDSEENISVKNSSSLKNTPQEPLNQQTKSKSVISPEDNQKISNPESKSFIEIALKDLQISRDELEKELKELSKKKVQIERELKSSFSGQSDAIARRVKGFQEYLTGALQDLAQSAEQLELVVPPVIVKPSPLDENKKIETSKEQEVIPAVSDTFKPDEVLIRKCFSQFLEQPDFYAEPWRLRRSLESNDVEMLEDWFFSMGGRGAQPSRGSRSKNALVAAGIIAILGELYGEQFQTLVLAGQPERLGEWRRCLQDALGLNREDFGPNSGIVLFERSDGLIERADRLEERGELPLIIIDAAEINVEIPILQFPIWLAFAGGPNELYEEDELI, encoded by the coding sequence ATGGAATCTGAAGAAAATCTATCTAAAAAGCAAAAAGATTCAGAAGAGAATATTTCTGTGAAGAATTCTTCTTCATTAAAAAATACACCCCAGGAACCTCTGAATCAGCAAACTAAATCAAAAAGTGTCATAAGTCCTGAAGATAATCAAAAAATCTCTAACCCAGAGTCAAAGTCTTTCATTGAGATTGCTCTTAAAGATCTTCAGATATCACGAGATGAATTAGAAAAAGAATTAAAAGAACTTTCTAAAAAGAAAGTACAAATTGAGAGAGAACTTAAAAGCTCATTTTCAGGACAGTCTGATGCAATAGCAAGAAGAGTTAAAGGTTTCCAGGAATATCTAACAGGAGCCTTACAAGACCTAGCTCAATCAGCCGAGCAGCTAGAGCTTGTTGTTCCACCAGTAATAGTTAAGCCATCTCCACTTGATGAAAATAAAAAAATCGAGACTTCCAAAGAGCAAGAAGTTATCCCAGCGGTTTCTGATACTTTTAAGCCTGATGAGGTTTTAATTAGGAAATGTTTTAGTCAATTCCTAGAACAACCCGATTTCTATGCAGAGCCCTGGAGACTACGAAGGAGTCTTGAATCCAATGACGTTGAAATGCTTGAAGATTGGTTCTTTAGCATGGGTGGAAGAGGTGCTCAACCAAGCAGAGGAAGTAGATCAAAGAATGCTTTAGTTGCAGCAGGGATTATTGCTATTCTAGGTGAGTTATACGGCGAACAATTTCAGACTTTGGTTTTAGCTGGTCAACCAGAGCGCCTTGGGGAGTGGAGAAGATGTCTCCAAGACGCATTAGGCCTTAACCGTGAAGATTTTGGACCAAATAGCGGGATAGTACTTTTCGAGCGGTCGGATGGACTAATCGAAAGAGCAGATCGACTTGAAGAAAGAGGTGAGTTACCTTTGATAATTATTGATGCGGCTGAGATAAATGTAGAAATTCCAATCCTTCAGTTCCCTATCTGGCTAGCTTTCGCTGGAGGTCCAAATGAATTGTATGAAGAGGATGAATTAATATAG
- the plsY gene encoding glycerol-3-phosphate 1-O-acyltransferase PlsY: MNLLILFLGYLFGSFPSGYLAGRITKGIDIRSLGSGSTGATNVLRHIGKRAAITVFLVDVLKGVVSILLAKYFLLNDSWQVAIGLSTLIGHIWPVWLNWKGGKAVATGLGVFLGLSWQVGLATLGIFILIITLFRIVSLASVCAALALPLIMFISFNNSIISLPFLLISILAMTLVIWRHRENIARLFKGKEPKIGQH; this comes from the coding sequence TTGAATCTATTAATTCTATTTTTAGGATATTTATTTGGATCTTTTCCTAGTGGTTATTTAGCTGGAAGAATTACAAAAGGTATTGATATTCGTTCATTAGGTTCTGGTTCTACTGGAGCAACAAATGTATTAAGACATATTGGCAAGCGAGCTGCAATTACAGTTTTTCTAGTAGATGTTTTGAAAGGGGTTGTATCTATTTTATTAGCGAAATATTTTCTTCTAAATGATTCATGGCAAGTAGCGATAGGTCTATCAACTTTAATTGGTCACATATGGCCAGTCTGGCTGAATTGGAAAGGGGGTAAAGCTGTGGCAACAGGTTTAGGAGTATTTCTTGGTCTTTCATGGCAAGTTGGACTTGCTACTTTGGGAATATTTATATTAATAATTACATTATTTAGAATAGTCTCACTTGCAAGTGTTTGTGCAGCATTAGCTCTACCTTTAATTATGTTTATAAGTTTTAATAACTCAATTATTTCTCTCCCATTTTTATTAATTTCAATATTAGCTATGACTTTAGTGATTTGGAGACATAGAGAGAACATAGCCAGATTATTTAAAGGCAAAGAGCCGAAAATTGGGCAGCACTAA